One part of the Mycobacterium marinum genome encodes these proteins:
- a CDS encoding F0F1 ATP synthase subunit epsilon, with product MAELNVEIVAVDRKIWSGAGTFLFTRTTVGEIGILPNHIPLVAQLVDDAMVRVERDGDKDLRIAVDGGFMSVTDAGVSILAESAEFESEIDEAVARQDSESDDPRTAARGRARLRAVGAID from the coding sequence ATGGCCGAATTGAACGTCGAGATCGTTGCTGTTGATCGGAAGATCTGGTCGGGCGCGGGAACGTTTCTTTTCACCCGCACTACCGTCGGTGAGATCGGAATTCTCCCGAACCATATCCCGTTGGTGGCCCAGTTGGTCGACGACGCGATGGTGCGCGTTGAACGCGACGGCGACAAGGATCTGCGGATCGCAGTGGACGGTGGCTTCATGTCGGTGACGGACGCCGGGGTCAGCATTCTGGCTGAATCCGCGGAGTTCGAGTCCGAGATCGATGAGGCTGTGGCGAGGCAGGACTCCGAATCCGACGATCCCCGTACCGCCGCCAGGGGTCGCGCTAGATTGCGCGCCGTCGGCGCGATCGACTAA
- the atpD gene encoding F0F1 ATP synthase subunit beta encodes MTVTAEKTDKSASSETSGRVVRVTGPVVDVEFPRGSVPELFNALHAKIDFGSLAKTLTLEVAQHLGDSLVRTISLQPTDGLVRGTEVTDTGRPISVPVGESVKGHVFNALGDCLDEPGYGEDFEHWSIHRKPPAFEDLEPRTEMLETGLKVVDLLTPYVRGGKIALFGGAGVGKTVLIQEMINRIARNFGGTSVFAGVGERTREGNDLWVELQEANVLKDTALVFGQMDEPPGTRMRVALSALTMAEWFRDEAGQDVLLFIDNIFRFTQAGSEVSTLLGRMPSAVGYQPTLADEMGELQERITSTRGRSITSMQAVYVPADDYTDPAPATTFAHLDATTELSRAVFSKGIFPAVDPLASSSTILDPGVVGDEHYRVAQEVIRILQRYKDLQDIIAILGIDELSEEDKQLVNRARRIERFLSQNMMAAEQFTGQPGSTVPVKETIEAFDRLCKGEFDHVPEQAFFLIGGLDDLAKKAESLGAKL; translated from the coding sequence ATGACTGTTACAGCCGAAAAGACTGACAAGTCTGCAAGTTCAGAGACCAGCGGCCGCGTGGTGCGGGTCACCGGGCCGGTCGTCGACGTCGAGTTCCCCCGCGGTTCTGTTCCCGAGCTGTTTAACGCTCTGCATGCGAAGATCGACTTCGGGTCGCTCGCAAAAACCCTCACGTTGGAGGTGGCGCAGCACCTCGGCGACAGCTTGGTGCGCACGATCTCGCTGCAACCCACCGACGGCCTGGTCCGTGGTACGGAGGTCACTGACACGGGCCGACCGATCTCGGTTCCAGTCGGTGAGAGTGTCAAGGGTCACGTTTTCAACGCGCTCGGGGACTGCTTGGATGAACCCGGCTACGGAGAAGACTTCGAGCACTGGTCGATTCACCGCAAGCCGCCGGCCTTCGAGGACCTCGAGCCTCGCACCGAGATGCTCGAGACCGGCCTGAAGGTCGTCGACCTGCTGACTCCATATGTGCGTGGTGGCAAGATCGCGCTGTTCGGCGGTGCCGGCGTGGGCAAGACGGTGCTGATCCAGGAGATGATCAACCGTATCGCTCGTAACTTCGGTGGTACGTCGGTGTTCGCCGGCGTGGGGGAGCGCACCCGTGAGGGCAACGACCTGTGGGTCGAGCTCCAGGAAGCCAACGTGCTAAAGGACACCGCGCTGGTGTTCGGCCAGATGGACGAGCCGCCCGGCACCCGTATGCGCGTTGCGCTGTCCGCGCTGACCATGGCGGAGTGGTTCCGCGATGAGGCCGGCCAGGACGTGCTGCTGTTCATCGACAACATCTTCCGGTTCACCCAGGCCGGCTCGGAGGTGTCCACACTGCTGGGCCGCATGCCGTCAGCCGTGGGTTACCAGCCCACGCTGGCTGACGAGATGGGCGAGCTGCAGGAGCGAATCACTTCGACGCGGGGACGCTCGATTACGTCGATGCAGGCCGTCTATGTGCCCGCCGACGACTACACCGACCCGGCGCCGGCCACCACGTTCGCGCACCTGGACGCCACCACCGAGCTCTCGCGTGCGGTGTTCTCCAAGGGCATCTTCCCCGCGGTGGACCCGCTGGCATCCAGCTCGACCATCCTGGACCCCGGTGTGGTTGGTGACGAGCACTATCGGGTGGCGCAGGAAGTCATCCGAATCCTGCAGCGCTACAAGGACCTTCAGGACATCATTGCGATTCTGGGTATCGACGAGCTGTCCGAAGAGGACAAGCAGCTGGTCAACCGGGCCCGCCGGATCGAGCGGTTCCTGTCCCAGAACATGATGGCGGCCGAGCAGTTCACTGGTCAGCCGGGTTCGACGGTGCCGGTCAAGGAGACCATCGAGGCGTTTGACCGGTTGTGCAAGGGCGAGTTCGACCACGTGCCTGAGCAGGCGTTCTTCCTCATCGGTGGGCTCGACGACTTGGCTAAGAAGGCCGAGAGCCTCGGCGCCAAACTGTAG
- a CDS encoding DUF2550 domain-containing protein yields the protein MSAPMVGMVVLVVLLGMAVLALSYRLWKLRQGGTAGIMRDIPAIGGHGWRHGVIRYRGGEARFYRLSSLRLWPDRRLSRRGVEIIARRGPRGDEYDIMTDKIVVLELRDSSQDRRPGSELALDQGALTAFLSWLESRPSPRAQKRSR from the coding sequence GTGAGCGCGCCCATGGTCGGCATGGTCGTGCTGGTTGTCCTGTTGGGTATGGCGGTGCTTGCGCTGAGCTACCGGTTATGGAAGCTGCGCCAGGGCGGCACCGCCGGGATCATGCGTGATATCCCGGCTATCGGAGGGCACGGGTGGCGTCACGGCGTCATCCGCTACCGCGGCGGCGAAGCGCGGTTCTACCGCTTGTCGAGTTTGCGCTTATGGCCAGATCGGCGGCTCAGCCGACGAGGTGTCGAGATCATCGCTCGGCGGGGACCCCGCGGCGACGAGTATGACATCATGACCGACAAGATCGTGGTTCTCGAACTGCGCGACAGCAGCCAGGACCGCAGACCCGGCTCCGAACTCGCGCTCGATCAGGGTGCGTTGACCGCATTTCTGTCTTGGCTCGAGTCTCGTCCTTCGCCTCGTGCCCAAAAGCGAAGCCGCTGA